In a single window of the Mugil cephalus isolate CIBA_MC_2020 chromosome 6, CIBA_Mcephalus_1.1, whole genome shotgun sequence genome:
- the si:dkey-51e6.1 gene encoding 14 kDa phosphohistidine phosphatase, translated as MADALAKIPDVEIDPEGTFKYILVRVKVKDGDVHKDIVRGTKSAEYHNHIFEKVAPAMEALGMECQCLGGGKIEHNSPEKKLRVFGESTAFGKADHSVSVEKLKTSFADYEISWSDDKK; from the exons ATGGCAGACGCTCTGGCTAAAATCCCCGATGTAGAGATTGATCCAGAGGGAACGTTTAAGTATATACTGGTcagagtgaaagtgaaagatgGCGATGTGCACAAAGACATAGTCCGAGGCACAAAAAGTGCAGAGTATCACA ATCATATATTTGAAAAGGTCGCTCCAGCCATGGAGGCCTTGGGGATGGAGTGTCAGTGCCTTGGAGGAGGGAAGATAGAGCACAACAGCCCAGAGAAAAAACTCAGGGTGTTTGGAGAATCAACT gcCTTTGGCAAAGCAGACCACTCTGTGTCTGTGGAGAAGCTGAAGACGTCCTTCGCCGATTATGAGATCTCCTGGTCTGACGACAAAAAATAA